From the genome of Carassius gibelio isolate Cgi1373 ecotype wild population from Czech Republic chromosome A16, carGib1.2-hapl.c, whole genome shotgun sequence, one region includes:
- the LOC128031034 gene encoding focal adhesion kinase 1 isoform X7 yields the protein MEMRRQVPVSWDLGGSDEAPPKPSRPGYPSPRSSEGFYPSPQHMGQHNHYQMAGNSGPHGLLPVPGGMYPSQAAGTVLDPHDSWNHRRAAQDHMWNPSMEDGVAVCAGLSQLMEEQLLLQQQQMEEDQRWLEQEERLLKPDGRSSRGSIDRDDGSLQGQTGNQHIYQPVGKVGEWEHAAPPKKPPRPGGPSHPAGVSGLNPTDSYNEGVKIQPQEINPPPTANLDRSNDKVYENVTGLVKAVIEMSSKIQPAPPEEYVPMVKEVGLALRTLLATVDETIPLLPAHTRREIEMAQKLLNSDLAELINKMKLAQQYVMTSLQQDYKKQMLTAAHALAVDAKNLLDVIDQARLKMLGQTRPH from the exons CCCAGTCGACCTGGTTATCCAAGTCCCCGCTCCAGTGAAGGGTTCTACCCTAGTCCTCAGCACATGGGACAGCACAACCATTATCAG ATGGCAGGGAACTCTGGCCCACATGGCTTGCTTCCAGTGCCCGGTGGGATGTACCCTTCCCAGGCCGCAGGGACTGTGCTTGATCCCCACGACAGCTGGAACCATCGCAGGGCAGCTCAGGATCACATGTGGAATCCCAGCATGGAG gATGGTGTGGCTGTGTGTGCTGGTCTGTCTCAGCTGATGGAGGAGCAGTTATTGCTTCAGCAGCAGCAGATGGAGGAGGATCAGCGTTGGTTGGAGCAGGAGGAGAGACTACTG AAGCCTGATGGGAGAAGTTCCCGAGGCAGCATTGACCGTGATGATGGAAGCCTACAGGGACAA ACTGGAAACCAGCACATCTACCAACCTGTAGGGAAAGTAGGTGAGTGGG AACATGCAGCACCTCCTAAAAAGCCTCCTCGGCCTGGCGGTCCCAGCCACCCAGCAGGAGTCTCTGGCCTCAATCCTACAGACAGCTACAATGAAGGCGTGAAG ATTCAGCCACAGGAGATCAACCCACCCCCAACAGCTAACTTGGATCGCTCCAACGATAAGGTCTATGAAAATGTGACCGGGCTGGTGAAGGCTGTGATTGAGATGTCCAGTAAGATCCAGCCAGCTCCCCCTGAAGAATACGTGCCCATGGTGaag GAAGTGGGATTAGCACTGAGAACACTGCTGGCCACTGTGGATGAGACCATACCTTTACTACCAGCTCACACGCGCAGAGAG ATCGAAATGGCTCAAAAGCTGCTAAATTCAGACCTGGCAGAGTTGATCAATAAGATGAAGTTAGCCCAGCAATACGTCATGACCAGCCTGCAGCAGGACTATAAGAAACAGATGCTAACAGCTGCACACGCACTTGCCGTAGATGCCAAGAACCTTCTAGATGTGATTGACCAGGCCAGGCTGAAGATGTTGGGCCAGACACGGCCGCATTAA